A portion of the Lolium rigidum isolate FL_2022 chromosome 1, APGP_CSIRO_Lrig_0.1, whole genome shotgun sequence genome contains these proteins:
- the LOC124702275 gene encoding phytoene synthase 2, chloroplastic-like, with the protein MATAVTLLRAASPGIAGDAGRDGGSSFQCPRLPPKKKLPNKILCSLKYGCLGGVDPGDAARAAASPVYSSLTVSPAGDAAVAVVSSEQKVYDVVLKQAALLRRQLRPQQPTATPAREMVEAMPRGGLNEAYARCGEICEEYAKTFYLGTLLMTEERRRAIWAIYVWCRRTDELVDGPNASHITPQALDRWERRLEDLFAGRPYDMLDAALSDTITKFPIDIQPFKDMIDGMRTDLKKARYKNFDELYMYCYYVAGTVGLMSVPVMGIDPESKATAESVYGAALALGLANQLTNILRDVGEDASRGRIYLPQDELAEAGLSDEDIFRGVVTDKWRKFMKRQIKRARMFFGEAERGVTELRKESRWPVWASLLLYRQILDEIEANDYNNFTKRAYVGKAKKVLALPVAYGRSLLLPYSLRSSQS; encoded by the exons ATGGCCACCGCTGTCACGCTGCTCCGGGCTGCGTCCCCTGGCATCGCCGGTGACGCCGGCCgggacggcggcagcagcttccAGTGCCCCCGCCTGCCGCCCAAGAAGAAACTGCCCAACAAGATCCTCTGCTCGCTCAAGTACGGCTGCCTCGGCGGCGTCGACCCGggggacgcggcccgggcggccgCCTCACCGGTCTACTCCAGCCTCACCGTCAGCCCCGCCGGCGAcgcggccgtcgccgtcgtctcCTCCGAGCAGAAGGTGTACGACGTCGTGCTCAAGCAGGCCGCATTGCTGAGGCGGCAGCTGCGCCCGCAGCAGCCGACGGCCACGCCTGCGAGGGAGATGGTGGAGGCCATGCCGCGGGGCGGGCTCAACGAGGCCTACGCGCGGTGCGGCGAGATctgcgaggagtacgccaagaCCTTCTACCTCG GGACGTTGCTGATGacggaggagcggcggcgcgccATCTGGGCAATCTACG TGTGGTGTAGGAGGACTGACGAGCTCGTGGACGGGCCGAACGCCTCGCACATCACGCCGCAAGCGCTGGACCGGTGGGAGAGGAGGCTGGAGGATCTCTTCGCAGGACGCCCTTACGACATGCTGGATGCCGCGCTCTCCGACACCATCACCAAGTTCCCTATAGATATCCAG CCTTTCAAGGACATGATCGACGGGATGCGGACGGACCTCAAGAAGGCGAGATACAAAAACTTTGACGAGCTCTACATGTACTGCTACTACGTCGCGGGAACTGTCGGGCTAATGAGTGTTCCTGTGATGGGCATTGACCCCGAGTCCAAGGCGACAGCCGAGAGCGTGTACGGTGCTGCTTTGGCTCTCGGACTCGCGAACCAGCTGACCAACATACTCCGGGATGTCGGAGAAGA TGCAAGCAGAGGAAGGATATATCTACCGCAGGACGAACTCGCAGAGGCAGGACTCTCCGATGAGGACATCTTTAGGGGAGTAGTCACTGACAAATGGAGAAAATTCATGAAGAGGCAGATCAAGAGGGCCAGGATGTTCTTCGGGGAGGCGGAGAGAGGGGTGACAGAGCTCAGAAAGGAAAGCCGGTGGCCG GTCTGGGCGTCTCTACTGTTGTACCGGCAAATTCTGGACGAGATCGAAGCGAACGACTACAACAACTTCACAAAGAGGGCCTATGTCGGGAAGGCGAAGAAAGTGCTGGCGCTTCCTGTCGCGTACGGGAGGTCGCTGCTCTTACCGTACTCACTGAGAAGTAGCCAGTCCTAA